From a single Sorghum bicolor cultivar BTx623 chromosome 5, Sorghum_bicolor_NCBIv3, whole genome shotgun sequence genomic region:
- the LOC8069313 gene encoding peptidyl-prolyl cis-trans isomerase FKBP42, giving the protein MAVVEEDAAPSADPAAGSSDNEITVEEASFVHSEPPQDGSAPPVVSSDMEVLHDKVKKQVIKEGHGRKPLKFATCFVHYRAWAQGSSHKFEDTWQEQHPIELVLGKEKKQMSGLGIGVSSMKSGERALLHVGWELGYGKEGSFSFPNVPPMADLVYEVELIGFDDVKEGKARSDMTVEERIAAADRRKIEGNGYFKEQKLEEAMQQYEMAIAYMGDDFMFQLFGKYRDMALAVKNPCHLNIAACLIKLKRFDEAIAQCSIVLSEDESNVKALFRRGKAKSELGQTESAREDFLKAKKYSPEDKEILRELRLLAEQDKALYQKQKELYKGLFGPRPEVKPKKANYLVVFWQWLVSFFLYLFRMFKRKKE; this is encoded by the exons ATGGCTGTCGTCGAAGAAGACGCGGCGCCGTCTGCAGATCCCGCCGCCG GTTCCAGTGATAACGAGATCACAGTGGAAGAGGCTTCTTTCGTGCATTCTGAACCTCCCCAGGATGGCAGCGCCCCACCCGTGGTTTCCTCTGACATGGAGGTGCTTCATGACAAGGTTAAGAAGCAAGTCATCAAAGAAGGCCATGGCAGGAAGCCGCTCAAGTTCGCGACGTGCTTTG TGCACTATAGAGCATGGGCTCAAGGATCGTCGCATAAATTTGAGGATACCTGGCAAGAGCAGCATCCAATCGAACTGGTACTTGGAAAAG AGAAAAAACAAATGTCTGGTTTAGGCATTGGTGTTAGCAGTATGAAAAGCGGGGAGCGGGCACTGTTGCATGTTGGTTGGGAGCTAGGCTATGGCAAAGAAGGAAGCTTTTCATTCCCAAATGTCCCTCCAATGGCAGACCTGGTTTATGAAGTTGAACTTATTGGATTTGATGATGTTAAAGAG GGTAAAGCCCGAAGTGACATGACAGTTGAAGAGAGGATTGCAGCTGCAGACAGGAGGAAGATTGAGGGCAATGGATATTTTAAAGAACAGAAGCTTGAGGAAGCCATGCAACAATATGAAATG GCGATTGCATACATGGGAGATGATTTCATGTTTCAATTATTTGGAAAGTACAGAGACATGGCCTTGGCTGTGAAAAATCCATGCCATCTCAATATAGCTGCATGTCTGATCAAACTGAAGAGATTCGATGAAGCTATTGCGCAGTGCAGCATT GTTTTGTCAGAAGATGAAAGTAATGTGAAAGCACTGTTCAGGCGAGGAAAAGCTAAATCTGAACTTGGCCAGACAGAATCAGCGAGGGAAGATTTCCTGAAAGCGAAGAAGTACTCCCCAGAAGACAAGGAGATCCTTCGAGAGCTTCGTTTGCTCGCAGAACAAGACAAGGCTCTGTACCAGAAGCAGAAGGAGCTCTACAAAGGTCTCTTTGGGCCAAGACCTGAAGTGAAACCAAAGAAGGCAAACTACCTGGTTGTTTTCTGGCAGTGGCTGGTGTCATTTTTTCTTTATCTGTTTAGGATGTTCAAACGAAAGAAAGAGTAG
- the LOC8069314 gene encoding pyruvate kinase 1, cytosolic translates to MHSTNLLLEEPIRMASILEPSKPSFFPAMTKIVGTLGPKSRSVDTISACLKAGMSVARFDFSWGDAAYHQETLENLKLAIKSTKKLCAVMLDTVGPELQVVNKKETTISLEENGTVVLTPHRGQEASSSLLPINFSGLAKAVTPGATIFVGQYLFTGSETTSVWLEVSEVKGDDVVCIIKNTATLAGSLFTLHCSQIHIDLPTLSDEDKDVIRKWGTPNKIDFLSLSYTRHAEDVRQAREFLSKLGDLSQTLIFAKIENVEGLNHFDEILAEADGIILSRGNLGIDLPPEKVFLFQKSALHKCNMAGKPAVVTRVVDSMTDNLRPTRAEATDVANAVLDGSDAILLGAETLRGLYPVETISTVGRICAEAEKVFNQDLYFKRTVKYVGEPMTHLESIASSAVRAAIKVKASVIICFTSSGRAARLIAKYRPSMPVLSVVIPRLKTNQLKWSFTGAFEARQSLIVRGLFPMLADPRHPAESTNSTNESVLKVALDHGKASGVIKSHDRVVVCQKVGDSSVVKIIELDD, encoded by the exons ATGCATTCCACCAATCTCCTCCTCGAGGAGCCCATCCGGATGGCGTCCATCCTCGAGCCCTCCAAGCCT AGCTTCTTCCCGGCGATGACCAAGATCGTCGGCACGCTTGGACCCAAGTCCCGCTCCGTCGACACCATCTCCGCCTGCCTCAAGGCCGGCATGTCCG TCGCGCGGTTCGATTTCTCGTGGGGGGACGCCGCGTACCACCAGGAGACGCTGGAGAACCTCAAGCTCGCCATCAAGTCCACCAAGAAGCTTTGCGCT GTCATGCTCGACACCGTGGGCCCTGAGCTGCAGGTGGTGAACAAGAAGGAGACCACGATCTCCCTCGAGGAGAATGGCACGGTTGTTCTCACCCCTCACCGCGGCCAAGAAGCCTCCTCCAGCTTGTTGCCCATCAACTTCTCTGGACTCGCCAAG GCTGTGACACCGGGGGCAACAATATTCGTGGGACAATACTTGTTCACTGGCAGTGAGACTACTTCAGTTTGGTTGGAG GTTTCTGAAGTGAAAGGAGATGATGTGGTCTGTATAATCAAGAACACAGCCACCTTGGCTGGGTCACTGTTCACACTGCATTGCTCCCAGATTCACATTGACTTGCCCACCCTGTCTGATGAGGATAAGGAT GTTATCAGAAAATGGGGTACTCCGAATAAGATTGACTTCCTTTCTCTGTCTTACACAAGGCATGCAGAGGATGTGCGGCAG GCACGGGAGTTCCTGTCAAAATTGGGCGATCTAAGCCAAACTCTGATTTTTGCCAAAATTGAGAATGTTGAG GGCCTGAACCATTTTGATGAAATACTGGCTGAGGCAGATGGTATCATTTTGTCAAGAGGGAATCTGGGAATTGATCTTCCACCTGAGAAG GTCTTTCTGTTTCAAAAATCTGCTCTTCACAAGTGCAACATGGCTGGAAAGCCTGCTGTTGTCACTCGTGTTGTTGACAGTATGACTGACAACCTCAGGCCTACTCGGGCGGAGGCAACTGATGTGGCAAATGCAGTACTTGATG GGAGCGATGCCATTCTCCTTGGTGCTGAGACTCTCCGAGGTTTATATCCAGTCGAGACTATTTCAACAGTGGGCAGAATTTGTGCTGAG GCTGAGAAGGTATTCAACCAAGATTTATACTTCAAGCGAACTGTGAAATATGTGGGAGAACCCATGACCCACTTGGAGTCCATTGCTTCCTCAGCA GTGCGAGCTGCTATCAAAGTTAAGGCTTCAGTGATCATTTGCTTCACCTCTTCTGGACGGGCTGCAAG GCTCATCGCCAAGTACAGGCCCAGCATGCCTGTTCTTTCTGTTGTCATTCCTCGTCTGAAGACAAACCAACTGAAATGGAGCTTCACTGGTGCTTTTGAG GCAAGACAATCACTGATAGTTAGAGGCCTCTTTCCGATGCTTGCTGATCCTCGGCATCCA GCTGAATCAACCAACTCTACAAATGAGTCAGTTCTGAAGGTTGCTCTAGACCATGGCAAAGCCTCTGGTGTGATCAAGTCCCATGACCGTGTCGTTGTTTGCCAGAAAGTGGGAGATTCGTCAGTTGTGAAGATCATTGAGCTGGATGACTAG
- the LOC8085657 gene encoding leucine-rich repeat receptor-like protein kinase PXC1, with protein MGPTGQWPLPHQSKLISKHQLDSKIKSCTEFSPPNADRWSSQDHSWLSLCLTSEDLSSHASLAAPSSSTHTHLNLPPSATAMSVRFLLRSAAFLAILAAATPTPSADVPQPVPEPEVKPSDTDALTIFRHGADAHGILSSNWSTGDACTGHWLGVGCSADGRRVTSLTLPSLDLRGPLDPLSHLAELRALDLRGNRLNGTLDALLRGAPGLVLLYLSRNDVSGRVPADALARLTRLVRLDLADNSLSGGVPSAAALAGLTALVTLRLQDNLLTGLVPDVAAALPRLAEFNASNNQLSGRVPDAMRARFGLASFAGNAGLCGAAPPLPPCSFLPREPAPTPPSSSVLPSVVPSNPAASSSVASSSPALATPESLGGARGRSKGGLSPGAVAGIAVGNALFFLALASLLVACCCCGRGGGDGEPAAAKKRKRRGRVGLEDGGGGGALFGHLKGEQQQPGRPGSAGRCSDGGDSDGARSKLVFFGADGGEDDDDDGDGDSDGSAAGAPLTSHLQQQGRQRGSCRFQLEELLRASAEMVGRGSLGTVYRAVLSDGRMVAVKRLRDANPCARDEFHRYMDLIGRLRHPHLVPLRAFYYARQEKLLIYDYLPNGNLHDRLHGHKMSGESALDWTTRVRLLLGAARGLACIHREYRTSGVPHGNVKSTNVLIDKDGAARVADFGLALLLSPAHAIARLGGYMAPEQADNKRLSQESDVYSFGVLILEALTGKAPAQHLHPPAAAPPEAHKKGAGTAMGLPEWVRSVVREEWTAEVFDVELLRYRDIEEEMVALLHVALACVAPRQDQRPSMGDVVRMIESVPVEQSPAPEEEDRDVSVTSPSIGVTTDDGDGGRLSSY; from the exons ATGGGTCCCACTGGCCAGTGGCCACTGCCTCATCAGTCCAAGCTCATCTCCAAGCACCAGCTCGATTCAAAAATCAAAAGTTGCACGGAGTTCTCTCCTCCCAATGCAGATCGATGGAGCAGCCAAGATCACTCATGGCTTTCTCTTTGCCTGACCAGTGAGGACCTCTCCTCCCATGCTTCACTCGCcgccccgtcgtcatccacacacacacacctcaACCTCCCACCATCGGCGACGGCAATGTCCGTACGCTTCTTGCTCCGTTCCGCGGCATTCCTGGCCATCTTGGCGGCagcgacgccgacgccgtccGCCGACGTGCCTCAGCCGGTTCCGGAGCCCGAGGTGAAGCCGAGCGACACGGACGCGCTCACCATCTTCCGGCACGGCGCGGACGCGCACGGCATCCTGTCGTCCAACTGGAGCACGGGCGACGCGTGCACGGGCCACTGGCTCGGCGTCGGCTGCTCCGCCGACGGCCGCCGCGTCACCTCGCTGACACTCCCCTCGCTGGACCTGCGGGGGCCGCTCGACCCGCTCTCCCACCTCGCCGAGCTCCGCGCGCTCGACCTCCGCGGGAACCGCCTCAACGGCACCCTCGACGCGCTGCTCCGCGGCGCGCCGGGGCTCGTCCTCCTCTACCTCTCCCGCAACGACGTCTCGGGACGCGTCCCCGCCGACGCGCTCGCGCGCCTCACCCGCCTCGTCCGCCTCGACCTCGCCGACAACAGCCTCAGCGGCGGGGTcccgtcggcggcggcgctcgcggGGCTCACGGCGCTCGTCACGCTCAGGCTCCAGGATAACCTCCTCACGGGCCTCGTCCCCGACGTCGCCGCCGCGCTGCCTCGCCTCGCGGAGTTCAACGCGTCTAACAACCAGCTGTCCGGGCGGGTGCCCGACGCCATGCGCGCCAGGTTTGGACTCGCGTCGTTCGCCGGCAACGCGGGACTCTGCGGGgccgcgccgccgctgccgccctgCTCGTTCCTCCCGCGGGAGCCTGCCCCGACGCCGCCGTCTTCGTCCGTGCTGCCGTCCGTGGTGCCGTCCAACCCGGCCGCGTCGTCCTCCGtcgcgtcgtcgtcgccggcgcTGGCCACACCGGAGTCGCTTGGCGGGGCACGCGGCCGTAGTAAGGGGGGGTTGAGCCCCGGCGCGGTCGCCGGGATCGCCGTCGGCAACGCGCTCTTCTTCCTCGCCCTGGCGTCGCTGCTCGTcgcgtgctgctgctgcggccgaggcggcggcgacggcgagcccGCGGCGgccaagaagaggaagaggcGCGGCCGTGTCGGCCTGGAggacggaggcggaggcggcgcgCTGTTCGGCCACCTCAAGggggagcagcagcagccgggtCGTCCGGGCAGCGCTGGCCGGTGCAGCGACGGCGGCGACAGCGACGGGGCGCGCAGCAAGCTGGTGTTCTTCGGCGCGGACGGcggcgaggacgacgacgacgacggcgacggtgACAGCGACGGCAGCGCTGCCGGCGCGCCGCTGACGTCGCACCTGCAGCAGCAGGGGCGGCAGCGCGGAAGCTGCAGGTTCCAGCTGGAGGAGCTGCTGCGCGCGTCGGCCGAGATGGTGGGCAGGGGAAGCCTGGGCACCGTGTACCGCGCCGTGCTGAGCGACGGCCGCATGGTCGCCGTGAAGCGGCTCCGCGACGCCAACCCCTGCGCGCGCGACGAGTTCCACCGGTACATGGACCTCATCGGCCGCCTCCGCCACCCACACCTCGTCCCGCTCCGAGCCTTCTACTACGCCaggcaggagaagctcctcatcTACGACTACCTCCCCAACGGCAACCTCCACGACCGCCTCCACG GTCACAAGATGTCGGGCGAGTCGGCGCTGGACTGGACGACGAGGGTGAGGCTGCTGCTGGGCGCGGCGCGCGGGCTGGCGTGCATCCACCGGGAGTACCGCACGTCGGGGGTGCCCCACGGCAACGTCAAGTCCACCAACGTCCTGATCGACAAGGACGGGGCGGCGCGGGTGGCGGACTTCGGGCTGGCGCTCCTGCTCAGCCCGGCGCACGCCATCGCTCGCCTGGGCGGCTACATGGCGCCCGAGCAGGCTGACAACAAGCGGCTGTCGCAGGAGTCCGACGTGTACAGCTTCGGCGTGCTCATCCTGGAGGCGCTAACTGGCAAGGCGCCGGCGCAGCACCTTCATCCGCCGGCGGCAGCCCCGCCCGAGGCGCACAAGAAGGGGGCGGGTACGGCTATGGGTCTCCCGGAGTGGGTGCGGTCGGTGGTGCGGGAGGAGTGGACGGCGGAGGTGTTCGACGTGGAGCTGCTGCGGTACAGGGACAtcgaggaggagatggtggcgCTGCTGCACGTGGCGCTGGCGTGCGTGGCGCCGCGGCAAGACCAGCGGCCGTCCATGGGCGACGTGGTGAGGATGATCGAGAGCGTGCCCGTGGAGCAGTCCCCGGCGCCCGAGGAGGAAGACAGGGACGTGTCCGTCACGTCGCCGTCCATCGGTGTCACCACGGACGACGGGGACGGTGGTCGCCTCAGCAGCTACTAG
- the LOC8085658 gene encoding uncharacterized protein LOC8085658: MALSSSRPHHLLRGFHASARALARAEPHEFAKPSGYLGSWEPAAEPREAWARLDRLRKGYARDVRQLRRQYAYEVQLMDAERQRKADARAEAARIANQERKAAKLAAAQTRAAERRAFEEDFRQTLMKERAEKLESWRKKEKLKEQKKAEQKELLRRKSSMWLSEDKIEQQILTAIMQTTPL, translated from the exons ATGGCGCTCTCCTCCTCCCGGCCGCACCACCTCCTCCGGGGCTTCCACGCCTCCGCGCGGGCCCTGGCGCGGGCGGAGCCGCACGAGTTCGCCAAGCCCAGCGGGTACCTGGGCAGCTGGGAGCCCGCGGCCGAGCCCCGGGAGGCGTGGGCGCGGCTGGACCGGCTGCGCAAGGGGTACGCGCGCGACGTGCGCCAGCTGCGGCGGCAGTACGCCTACGAGGTGCAGCTGATGGACGCCGAGCGGCAGCGGAAGGCCGACGCCCGCGCCGAGGCCGCCCGCATCGCCAACCAGGAGCGCAAGGCCGCCAAGCTCGCCGCCGCCCAGACCCGCGCCGCCGAGCGCCGCGCGTTCGAGGAGGACTTCCGCCAGACCCTC ATGAAAGAAAGAGCTGAGAAGCTGGAGAGCTGGCGAAAAAAGGAGAAGCTCAAAGAGCAGAAGAAGGCAGAACAGAAGGAGCTCCTGCGCAGGAAGAGCAGTATGTGGCTTTCTGAAGATAAAATTGAACAACAAATACTCACTGCTATCATGCAAACCACTCCTCTATGA